A section of the Festucalex cinctus isolate MCC-2025b chromosome 9, RoL_Fcin_1.0, whole genome shotgun sequence genome encodes:
- the snx25 gene encoding sorting nexin-25 codes for MPTPSSTTTTQTGGSSSSGEGPMFASSSSSLSSSFRFVPAFVLGVVAAVVFQLSWGGLSLTSFFLKLFIYVSFALLCFLAGSFVLLVRKSPLKVSCFDRHRKHSVQQLEFFNKLMTRFLAPVQESSQSRRVVVSHNLDKALKEVLDYAYRDYILSWYIPLSRDEGQLYSMLSEDWWQMIGQLRCRLAEIDLVNVVCYDTIRILHTHFTGLKAASARPDEGARPFPLHSCLVSPESELAFLRCVARILLLCLLPQKDAKSHTLRCCLTEVITTKVLKPLVEVLSDPDSINRMLLSQMEQREQQAEQQKKAYTYAASYEDFIKLISTSTDVIFLKQLRYQIVVEIIHATTISSLPQLKKQKERKGKESAAMKADLLRARDMKRYINQLTVAKKQCEKRIRLLGGPNYENNEDGGTDESDEPLSQRILLFDDIMCNPGYREHFRDYMERVDKTALISFWELVETLKTANKNEVPQIVGEIYQKFFVESREIPVEKFLLKEIQQSLVGNRGTQVFVRLQEQVAETMRERYYPSFLVSDLYERLIKRDEQHSQSRCSTEEKDAGCRGLDAGEEVCDEGSKGINEQASYAATKLRQLYDKLEYKRQALGSILNAPKPDKRIVSKLKEEIGAMEREHSELQQHIIRTDWWCENLGHWRATITTAEATEEGGETVACYNVCVDLLEGEDNSRWSVQRKLTEFHTLHRKLTECFPSLKKLQLPSLSKLPFKSIDQKFLDKSKTQLNTFLQRLLTDERLCQSEALYAFLSPSPEHLKVMSIQKKSSFSLASFLEKLPGDFFSHTEEEADDDSDLSDYGDETDGRRDALAEPCFMLIAEIFELRGMFKWVRKTLIALVQVTFGRTINKQIRDTVNWIFSEQMLVCYINVFKDTFWPNGILAPHVNVRTDAERTETKERAQQKLLDNIPDALANLVGQQNARYGVIKVFNALQEASANRHLLYVLMEMLLKEVCSELRVEVDNM; via the exons ATGCCCACCCCCTCATCTACCACAACAACACAGACTGGAGGGAGCAGCAGTTCAGGAGAGGGGCCCATGTTTGCCAGCTCTTCCTCATCTCTTAGCTCCTCTTTCCGGTTTGTCCCAGCTTTCGTTCTGGGTGTGGTGGCAGCAGTAGTGTTCCAGCTGTCATGGGGAGGCCTGTCCCTTACCTCTTTCTTCTTGAAGCTCTTCATTTACGTGTCATTCGCCCTACTGTGTTTCCTGGCTGggagttttgttttgcttgtcaGAAAGAGTCCTCTCAAAGTCAGCTGCTTTGACAGACACAGGAAACATTCAGTCCAACAGCTGGAATTCTTCAACAAGCTCATG ACTCGATTTTTGGCCCCAGTACAAGAATCAAGCCAGAGTCGGAGGGTGGTGGTGTCACACAACTTGGACAAAGCCCTAAAGGAAG TGTTGGATTATGCCTACAGAGACTACATCCTGTCCTGGTACATTCCTTTGAGTCGTGATGAGGGCCAGTTGTACTCCATGCTGTCAGAGGACTGGTGGCAGATGATCGGGCAGCTGAGATGTCGACTTGCCGAGATAGATCTTGTTAACGTGGTGTGTTACGACACCATCCGAATTTTACATACACACTTCACTGGCCTCAAGGCTGCATCTGCAAG ACCGGATGAAGGAGCTCGGCCATTTCCTCTCCATTCATGTTTGGTTAGTCCGGAGTCAGAGCTGGCCTTCCTCCGCTGTGTAGCCAGAATACTGCTGCTATGTCTGCTGCCACAAAAGGATGCAAAGTCTCACACACTACGCTGCTGCCTCACAGAAGTCATCACTACTAAAG TGTTGAAGCCTTTGGTGGAAGTTCTGAGCGACCCCGACTCCATTAACAGGATGCTGCTGTCTCAAATGGAGCAGCGGGAGCAGCAGGCTGAGCAGCAGAAGAAAGCTTACACCTATGCTGCCTCTTATGAAGACTTCATTAAACTGATATCAACTTCCACAGATGTCATTTTCCTCAAACAACTCAG GTATCAGATAGTGGTAGAAATTATTCATGCCACCACCATCAGCAGCCTGCCTCAGCTCAAGAAGCAGAAAG AGCGTAAAGGCAAAGAATCAGCAGCCATGAAGGCAGACCTGCTAAGGGCCAGGGATATGAAACGATACATCAATCAGCTGACTGTTGCTAAGAAACAATGTGAGAAACGTATCCGTCTACTTGGTGGACCAAACTATGAGAACAATGAAGATGGCGGAACTGATGAGAGTGACGAGCCTCTAAGCCAGAGG ATTCTCCTGTTCGATGACATCATGTGCAATCCAGGTTACAGGGAACATTTCAGAGATTACATGGAGAGAGTTGATAAGACGGCTCTGATAAGCTTTTGGGAATTAGTGGAAACGCTGAAAACTGCCAACAAG AATGAGGTGCCCCAAATTGTTGGCGAAATCTACCAGAAGTTTTTTGTAGAAAGCAGAGAGATTCCGGTGGAGAAGTTTTTGTTGAAGGAGATCCAGCAAAGTTTAGTGGGAAATAGAGGAACTCAAGTCTTTGTGAGACTGCAGGAACAG gTGGCGGAGACGATGAGGGAGCGTTACTACCCTTCCTTCCTGGTTTCCGATCTCTATGAAAGGCTCATTAAACGAGATGAGCAGCACAGCCAATCACGGTGTAGCACTGAGGAGAAGGACGCAGGG TGTCGGGGTCTAGATGCTGGAGAGGAGGTGTGTGATGAGGGCAGTAAAGGAATCAATGAACAGGCCAGCTATGCTGCCACTAAACTTCGCCAGCTGTATGACAAATTGGAGTACAAGAGACAAGCCCTGGGCTCGATTCTGAATGCACCAAAACCAGATAAAAGG ATTGTGAGCAAACTAAAGGAAGAAATAGGAGCCATGGAGAGGGAGCACAGTGAACTTCAGCAACATATCATCAGGACTGACTGGTGGTGTGAGAACCTGGGTCACTGGAGGGCTACAATTACTACTGctgaa GCTACAGAGGAAGGCGGGGAAACTGTCGCTTGCTACAACGTGTGTGTCGACCTGTTGGAAGGTGAGGACAACAGCCGCTGGAGTGTCCAAAGAAAACTTACTGAATTCCATACGTTGCACCGTAAACTGACTGAG TGTTTCCCATCGTTGAAGAAACTCCAATTACCATCTCTCAGCAAACTCCCCTTCAAATCCATCGACCAAAAATTCTTGGACAAGAGCAAAACTCAGCTCAATACCTTTTTGCAG CGTCTGCTGACAGATGAGCGATTGTGTCAATCAGAGGCACTTTATGCATTCCTCAGTCCATCTCCCGAACACCTAAAG GTGATGTCCATTCAGAAGAAATCTTCTTTCTCTCTGGCCTCCTTCCTGGAGAAACTTccgggggattttttttctcacacagAG GAGGAGGCAGACGATGACAGCGACTTGTCAGATTACGGTGATGAGACGGACGGGAGGAGAGACGCACTGGCTGAACCTTGCTTTATGCTCATTGCCGAGATATTTGAACTCCGAGGAA TGTTTAAATGGGTGAGGAAAACACTTATTGCACTAGTCCAGGTGACATTTGGACGAACTATCAACAA ACAGATCAGGGACACGGTGAACTGGATCTTCTCAGAACAGATGTTGGTCTGTTACATCAATGTCTTCAAGGACACGTTCTGGCCCAATGGGATTCTGGCACCACACGTCAATGTCCGAACTGATGCTGAACGCACTGAAACCAAGGAACGAGCTCAACAAAAATTACTTGACAATATTCCAG ATGCATTAGCAAATCTAGTAGGCCAACAGAATGCCCGTTATGGAGTCATCAAGGTCTTCAATGCCCTGCAGGAAGCTAGTGCCAACAGACATCTTCTCTAT gtTTTGATGGAAATGTTACTTAAGGAAGTGTGCTCTGAACTCAGAGTAGAAGTTGACAACATGTGa